From a single Paenibacillus sp. FSL R5-0345 genomic region:
- a CDS encoding LytR/AlgR family response regulator transcription factor — protein sequence MIHIAICDDDFKTTECIERLIINHPVYRSENIEVSIFYSGESFTKAIQLGCPFDLVFMDIEMKGISGITAGHVLRGDYDNDWVRLIYVSSHEEYHVQLFDVQPSGFIKKPIHNESFEKKLFSMIQQIKVKRQQNQPKLLPVHQSGTKILIPIRNIMYLASDRRKIILQTTEDQTEYYSTLSIEEEKLPSKQFVRIHQSYLVNFDYIKQIQGKRIVLTSGEELPISDKQSIVVKKSYLQFRGSLLE from the coding sequence ATGATACATATTGCCATTTGTGATGATGATTTCAAGACAACTGAATGTATTGAGAGATTGATCATTAACCATCCAGTTTATCGATCTGAAAACATAGAGGTATCCATATTCTATTCTGGTGAAAGCTTCACGAAAGCCATTCAGCTTGGCTGTCCATTTGATCTTGTTTTTATGGATATAGAAATGAAAGGAATAAGCGGAATAACAGCGGGCCATGTGCTACGGGGGGATTATGATAACGATTGGGTTCGGCTGATTTATGTTTCGAGCCACGAAGAGTATCATGTTCAGCTATTTGATGTTCAGCCTTCGGGATTTATAAAGAAACCTATACATAACGAATCTTTTGAAAAAAAACTATTCTCCATGATTCAGCAAATAAAGGTTAAGCGTCAACAAAACCAACCAAAATTACTGCCTGTACACCAAAGTGGAACTAAAATACTTATTCCAATCCGTAATATTATGTACTTGGCAAGTGACCGTCGAAAAATTATTCTGCAAACAACGGAAGATCAAACGGAATATTACAGTACTCTGTCAATAGAAGAAGAAAAGCTCCCTTCGAAGCAGTTTGTGCGGATTCATCAATCCTATCTTGTGAATTTCGATTACATCAAACAAATTCAGGGAAAAAGAATTGTGTTAACGAGCGGGGAAGAACTTCCGATCAGTGATAAGCAAAGCATTGTAGTGAAAAAGAGTTATTTGCAATTCAGGGGGAGTCTACTTGAATAA
- a CDS encoding ATP-binding protein — protein MNNIVLDELFYALTLTALPFIIHYFYNHCFSRLLESKMILYTVYTAYYIFVLLLHYSPLPGLWMLGLNIAGVVLLSFLYKGKIQWRFGAALFIVALIMLSDAATAPVYTTSGYIFTLFLSKLLMFLLVKITLRFTKAFGEGNLGSWYWIGLFCFPFISIFSIAKLSGELSLREYPILYPILSGGMLLINFLIILLCDRVLTIHSAQNKNHLLEQQNTYYMNQYLLTKERQQEVFTFQHDFRNILLGLRSQLQAGEKEAGLNDVDKLLGVLELSSVGCNTGSILIDSIINDKQQFAKKLGISFQTDIKIPPQLNLDTYAFSIILGNILDNAIEACRHPAVTQPYINFQLHYHKGTLFIRIQNPYQHSIRTNHFGELATTKRDKHFHGIGLQSVKKAVEETGGIWDITYENHIFQVEICLFNIEVLSVAETEQKCTS, from the coding sequence TTGAATAATATTGTTCTGGATGAGTTGTTCTACGCTCTTACGCTAACTGCTCTCCCATTTATCATCCATTATTTCTATAATCATTGTTTCTCACGACTTTTGGAATCCAAAATGATCCTTTATACCGTTTACACTGCCTATTATATTTTCGTACTCCTACTGCATTATAGTCCACTCCCTGGATTATGGATGCTTGGGCTCAATATAGCGGGAGTCGTACTTTTGTCCTTTTTGTACAAGGGGAAAATACAATGGCGTTTTGGCGCCGCTTTATTCATCGTCGCACTCATTATGCTATCAGATGCAGCTACTGCGCCTGTGTATACGACCAGCGGATACATCTTTACCTTGTTTTTGTCTAAGCTTCTGATGTTTTTACTGGTGAAGATCACACTTCGTTTCACTAAGGCCTTTGGCGAGGGGAATTTAGGGAGCTGGTATTGGATCGGGCTGTTCTGTTTTCCATTTATCAGCATTTTCAGTATTGCAAAATTATCGGGCGAGCTATCCTTACGGGAATATCCGATCTTGTATCCGATTTTGTCCGGTGGAATGCTGTTGATCAACTTCCTGATCATTCTTTTATGCGATCGCGTACTAACCATACATTCGGCACAGAATAAAAACCACTTGCTGGAACAACAAAACACCTACTATATGAACCAGTATTTGCTCACAAAGGAAAGGCAGCAAGAAGTCTTTACGTTTCAACATGATTTCAGGAATATCTTGCTGGGTCTAAGGTCACAATTACAAGCCGGGGAGAAAGAAGCAGGACTGAACGATGTGGATAAGCTGCTTGGAGTACTCGAACTCTCATCAGTGGGTTGTAATACCGGCTCTATCCTTATCGACTCCATCATTAATGACAAGCAGCAATTCGCTAAAAAGCTGGGGATTTCCTTTCAAACAGACATTAAGATTCCACCTCAGCTTAACCTGGATACTTATGCATTTAGCATTATTCTAGGGAACATTCTCGATAATGCCATCGAAGCGTGCAGACATCCAGCTGTGACTCAGCCCTATATTAATTTCCAACTACATTATCATAAGGGTACGTTATTTATTAGAATACAGAATCCATATCAACATTCAATACGTACCAATCATTTCGGAGAACTAGCCACAACAAAACGAGACAAGCATTTTCATGGTATCGGTCTGCAAAGCGTAAAAAAGGCGGTTGAGGAAACCGGCGGAATATGGGATATCACCTATGAAAACCATATTTTCCAAGTGGAAATTTGTCTCTTTAACATTGAGGTCTTATCAGTTGCAGAAACGGAGCAAAAATGCACCTCATAG